A genome region from Sardina pilchardus chromosome 22, fSarPil1.1, whole genome shotgun sequence includes the following:
- the LOC134070542 gene encoding zinc finger protein 14-like isoform X2, which yields MAPILSSETDESPSDPEPVLSPADPEPLLSPADPEPLLSPADLARLCRVRKVSVVLVDCCRTAEQPAKIEENTPDGEQTKTRKRPFSGSQSSKKLKVPQRALTAERTQQQSAEGGESLAAQSSSEGPQRTREGEQTPRESSLQTCVCTGDRPYLCTQCGKSFSRESYLNTHLRTHTGEKPFACGECDRTFIDARGLRRHRHTHTGLRPHACGQCGKSFSEAGHLRSHERTHSGERLYLCAECGKTFSTRSGLHLHQHTHSGERPYSCTECGKSYTREDSLRVHQRTHMGEKPFGCTQCGEAFRHYGALKKHRTLHKEEGLFHCPQCDMTFLYAGKLKSHLRTHTGERPFRCDECDKKFTLNGELKRHKRTHTGERPYQCTQCDKSFIEVGKLRRHERTHTGERPYACAQCGKSFVRLDYLQKHQHTHTHTHTHTHAGGRSFLVTSTPAHSPDPGADPADD from the exons ATGGCTCCGATCCTCAGTTCAGAAACAGACGAGTCTCCATCAGACCCAGAACCGGTCCTGTCCCCTGCGGACCCAGAACCGCTCCTGTCCCCTGCGGACCCAGAACCGCTCCTGTCCCCTGCGGACCTGGCCCGTCTGTGCCGGGTAAGGAAGGTGtcggtggtgctggtggactgCTGTAGAACTGCAGAACAGCCGGCGAAGATCGAGGAGAACACGCCAGATGGAGAACAGACCAAGACcc GAAAGCGGCCGTTCTCTGGTTCCCAGTCCAGCAAGAAGCTCAAAGTTCCCCAGCGCGCTCTCACTGCAGAGAGGACACAGCAGCAGTCCGCGGAGGGTGGAGAGAGTTTAGCCGCTCAGTCAAGCTCCGAGGGTCCCCAGCGCACTCGTGAAGGAGAGCAGACACCCCGGGAGTCCAGCttacagacgtgtgtgtgcacgggagACCGGCCGTACCTCTGCACTCAGTGTGGCAAGAGCTTCAGCCGGGAGTCTTACCTGAACACACACCTGCGCACTCACACGGGCGAGAAGCCGTTTGCGTGCGGCGAGTGTGACCGGACTTTCATAGACGCTCGAGGACTCCGCAgacaccggcacacacacacagggctgcggCCGCACGCCTGCGGTCAGTGTGGCAAGAGCTTCTCTGAAGCAGGACACCTGCGGAGCCACGAGCGCACGCACTCGGGAGAGAGACTGTACCTCTGCGCAGAGTGTGGCAAGACCTTCTCGACCCGGTCCGGCCTCCACCTGCACCAGCACACGCACTCCGGAGAGAGACCGTACAGCTGCACCGAGTGTGGCAAGAGCTACACCCGAGAGGACAGTCTCCGAGTGCACCAGCGCACTCACATGGGAGAGAAACCGTTCGGCTGCACTCAGTGCGGCGAGGCGTTCAGGCACTACGGAGCTCTCAAGAAACACCGGACGCTCCACAAAGAAGAGGGGCTGTTTCACTGTCCGCAGTGCGACATGACGTTCCTTTACGCCGGGAAACTCAAATCCCACCTGCGGacgcacacaggagagagacccTTCCGCTGCGACGAGTGCGACAAGAAGTTCACGCTGAACGGAGAGCTCAAGAGacacaagcgcacgcacacgGGGGAGAGACCGTACCAGTGCACGCAGTGCGACAAGAGCTTCATCGAAGTGGGGAAACTGCGGAGACACGAGCGcactcacactggagagagaccGTACGCGTGCGCTCAGTGTGGCAAGAGCTTCGTCCGTCTGGATTATCTCCAgaaacaccagcacacacacacacacacacacacacacacacacgcaggaggaCGCTCCTTCCTCGTGACGTCGACACCAGCGCACTCGCCTGATCCTGGTGCGGACCCAGCGGACGATTGA